One uncultured Flavobacterium sp. genomic window carries:
- a CDS encoding Rrf2 family transcriptional regulator, whose translation MLSKKTKYGIKALTYLARRENNEPVQIAEIAKSEHISIKFLESILLLLRNSGFLGAKKGKGGGYYLIKDPKDISMAKVYRILEGPIALLPCASHNFYEKCDDCDDESTCAARRLMTEVRDNTLKILESNSLADIAF comes from the coding sequence GTGCTTTCAAAGAAAACAAAATACGGAATTAAAGCTCTTACATATCTTGCCAGGAGAGAAAATAACGAACCTGTACAAATTGCTGAAATTGCCAAAAGTGAACATATTTCAATTAAGTTTTTGGAAAGTATATTGTTATTGCTCAGAAATTCTGGGTTTTTGGGAGCGAAAAAAGGAAAAGGCGGAGGTTATTATCTGATAAAAGATCCGAAAGATATCAGTATGGCTAAAGTTTACCGTATCCTTGAAGGTCCAATTGCGTTGCTTCCTTGTGCAAGTCATAACTTTTATGAAAAATGCGATGATTGCGATGACGAATCAACCTGTGCAGCAAGACGATTAATGACTGAGGTAAGAGATAATACACTTAAAATACTTGAAAGTAACTCTCTTGCAGATATTGCATTTTAA
- a CDS encoding sulfite exporter TauE/SafE family protein → MDFQIGLVIAGLVVGFVVGLTGVGGGSLMTPILLWFGIPPTTAVGTDLLYAAFTKMGGVFVHHKKSNINWSITGWLTLGSVPAALLTLWILNSIKTDISTINAVIKYSLGWALLFTSVAILFKRRLLRFSQKHAGDKFHSESHTQNMLTIGIGVLLGATVTLTSIGAGALGTVTLFFLYPLLPTPRLVGTEIAHAVPLTLVAGIGHASMGNLDLFLLAQLLMGSLPGIVMGSMLSGKVPDLFLRNAIAVMLFFAGYKLIF, encoded by the coding sequence ATGGATTTTCAAATAGGTCTTGTAATTGCAGGTTTAGTCGTTGGTTTTGTGGTTGGGTTAACAGGTGTTGGAGGCGGCTCTTTAATGACTCCTATTTTATTGTGGTTTGGTATTCCGCCAACAACTGCAGTTGGTACTGATTTATTATATGCAGCTTTTACCAAAATGGGAGGCGTATTTGTGCATCACAAAAAAAGTAATATAAATTGGTCGATCACAGGCTGGCTTACTTTAGGGAGTGTTCCTGCGGCTTTACTGACTTTATGGATATTAAATAGTATAAAAACCGATATCTCAACTATAAATGCCGTAATAAAATACAGTTTAGGCTGGGCACTGCTTTTTACATCAGTCGCTATTTTATTTAAAAGAAGGTTATTACGTTTTTCTCAAAAACATGCCGGAGATAAATTTCACAGCGAAAGCCATACTCAAAATATGCTTACTATAGGAATTGGTGTTTTATTAGGTGCAACTGTAACTTTGACGTCTATTGGTGCAGGAGCTTTAGGAACAGTTACGCTGTTTTTCCTTTATCCGCTTTTACCAACACCAAGATTGGTAGGAACTGAGATTGCACATGCTGTTCCGTTAACACTTGTTGCCGGAATTGGGCATGCTTCAATGGGAAATTTAGATTTATTTTTATTAGCTCAGCTATTAATGGGATCTCTTCCCGGAATTGTTATGGGAAGTATGTTAAGCGGAAAGGTGCCTGACCTATTTCTTAGAAATGCTATTGCAGTAATGCTTTTCTTTGCCGGATATAAATTGATTTTTTAA
- a CDS encoding sulfite exporter TauE/SafE family protein has protein sequence MEKELKINTIDVKSDASIKERLWVVVPVVLLVGLLSTLVYNHYAEFSWNGFVGGFNQEFLVFFTIGVFAQLVDGTLGMGYGATSTSFLLAYGVPPVVSSTAVHVSEMFTTGASALSHHRFGNINKKLVKHLLIPGVLGSITGAYLLADVINGDVIKPFIAVYMIILAVIIIKKALKKSIIKKKTKKLGYLALFGGFMDSVGGGGWGPIVTSTLLGRGRNPRYTIGSVNAAEFAVSFASGITFMLFGGIHGWQVIIGLILGGVISAPLAAYLVNKIKRKPMMIAVGILIIVLSLKTLSKLL, from the coding sequence ATGGAAAAGGAGCTAAAAATAAATACTATCGATGTTAAGTCTGATGCATCAATAAAAGAAAGATTATGGGTTGTAGTACCCGTTGTTTTATTGGTTGGCTTATTGTCAACATTAGTTTACAATCATTATGCTGAATTTTCCTGGAATGGATTTGTTGGCGGTTTTAATCAAGAATTTTTAGTGTTTTTTACTATTGGTGTTTTTGCACAATTAGTCGATGGAACTTTAGGAATGGGTTATGGAGCAACTTCGACCTCATTTTTATTAGCTTACGGAGTTCCGCCAGTTGTGAGTAGTACGGCAGTTCACGTATCTGAAATGTTTACAACGGGTGCATCGGCGCTATCACATCATCGATTTGGAAATATCAATAAAAAACTAGTAAAACATTTATTGATTCCAGGGGTTTTAGGTTCAATAACAGGAGCTTATTTATTGGCAGATGTAATTAATGGAGATGTTATTAAGCCATTTATTGCAGTTTACATGATTATTCTGGCTGTCATTATTATTAAAAAAGCCTTGAAAAAAAGTATTATAAAAAAGAAAACTAAAAAACTTGGTTATCTGGCTCTTTTTGGAGGTTTTATGGATTCAGTTGGCGGCGGAGGCTGGGGACCAATTGTAACCTCTACTTTATTAGGAAGAGGCAGAAATCCAAGATATACAATAGGTTCTGTAAATGCTGCTGAGTTTGCAGTTTCATTTGCAAGCGGAATTACTTTCATGCTTTTTGGAGGAATTCACGGTTGGCAGGTTATCATAGGTTTGATTTTAGGAGGAGTTATTTCAGCGCCATTAGCAGCTTATCTGGTAAATAAAATCAAAAGAAAGCCAATGATGATTGCCGTTGGAATCTTAATTATAGTATTGAGTTTAAAAACATTATCTAAATTATTGTAA
- a CDS encoding phosphoadenylyl-sulfate reductase — MSATIIQSLLDKTKDFSLDETLVFLANEYPGKVIFSTSFGQEDQVITDFLAKSNTDITIFTLDTGRLFQETYDVFHKTLKKYKKQIEVYFPEATAVENLLKQKGPNSFYDSVENRKECCFIRKVVPLRKALAGNSVWITGLRAEQSENRQDLHLFEYDGNFEIIKFNPLLKWTLEEVEAYLSENNVPQNALHKQGFVSIGCAPCTRAIFPGEDIRAGRWWWESSHKECGLHSAKKD; from the coding sequence ATGAGTGCGACAATTATACAATCATTATTAGATAAAACGAAAGATTTTTCGCTTGACGAAACATTAGTTTTTTTAGCAAATGAATATCCGGGAAAAGTAATTTTTTCGACATCTTTTGGTCAGGAAGATCAGGTAATTACAGATTTTTTAGCAAAAAGTAATACTGATATTACCATTTTTACTTTAGATACCGGAAGATTATTTCAGGAGACTTATGATGTATTTCATAAAACATTAAAAAAGTATAAAAAACAAATTGAAGTTTATTTTCCGGAAGCAACGGCGGTAGAAAATTTACTGAAACAAAAAGGACCAAATAGCTTTTACGATTCAGTAGAAAACAGAAAAGAATGTTGTTTTATCCGTAAAGTAGTTCCTTTAAGAAAAGCTTTGGCAGGAAATTCAGTTTGGATTACAGGATTAAGAGCCGAACAATCAGAAAACAGACAAGATTTACATTTGTTTGAATACGATGGAAACTTCGAAATCATAAAATTCAATCCATTATTAAAATGGACTTTAGAAGAAGTTGAAGCTTACTTGTCAGAGAATAATGTTCCTCAAAATGCTTTACACAAACAAGGTTTCGTAAGTATAGGCTGCGCACCATGTACAAGAGCAATTTTTCCAGGTGAAGATATCAGAGCTGGAAGATGGTGGTGGGAATCGAGTCATAAAGAATGTGGTTTGCATAGTGCTAAGAAAGACTAA